The following coding sequences are from one Gossypium raimondii isolate GPD5lz chromosome 4, ASM2569854v1, whole genome shotgun sequence window:
- the LOC105767975 gene encoding uncharacterized protein LOC105767975, with protein MGSAQPLPLTPALTLINRQTSTRFRHINNLHCFTPKTWSRNADTSFDCRFPFLSYSISPPLHPSFPLCSRFPLPRPPLPSLFPLGFHPLRSFLMSSMATPQAAASDSSQPSETKTVRVVIKGRVQGVFYRNWTIENATQLGLKGWVRNRRDGSVEALFSGTPDSVEEMEQRCRRGPPAAMVTGLQDFPSDDDPGTGFQRKQTV; from the exons ATGGGTTCAGCTCAACCACTGCCACTGACACCAGCCTTAACCTTAATCAATCGTCAAACAAGTACAAGATTCCGCCACATCAACAATCTTCATTGTTTCACACCCAAAACATGGTCTCGAAATGCAGATACTTCTTTTGATTGTAGATTCCCCTTTCTCTCTTATTCTATCTCTCCTCCTCTTCATCCTTCTTTTCCGCTTTGCTCTCGTTTTCCTCTTCCTCGCCCTCCTCTTCCTTCTTTGTTCCCACTTGGTTTTCATCCTCTTCGATCTTTTTTAATGTCCTCAATGGCCACTCCTCAAGCAGCTGCCAGTGACTCCTCGCAGCCTTCCGAAACTAAAACA GTAAGGGTTGTCATAAAGGGTAGGGTTCAGGGTGTGTTCTATAGGAACTGGACCATAGAGAATGCCACTCAACTTGGCTTGAAAGGCTGGGTTAGGAACAGGAGGGATGGCTCAGTGGAAGCTCTTTTCTCTGGAACCCCGGATTCTGTTGAGGAGATGGAGCAGAGGTGTCGTCGTGGCCCACCAGCTGCCATGGTTACCGGCCTTCAGGATTTCCCTTCCGATGATGATCCTGGTACCGGATTTCAGAGGAAGCAAACAGTCTGA